GGTCGAGTCCGGAAAACGGCCCCCAACGGAGGTTTTCAAGATGACGAATCCCGTGGTGTTTGCGGTGGCGGCGCACCCCGATGATGTGGAGTTCATGATGGCGGGCACGCTCCTGCGGCTGCGCGACGCGGGGTGTGAGCTGCATGTGATGAATGTGGGCTCGGGCAACTGCGGCAGCCAGACCATGGACGGCCCCACGGCGGCCGCGACGCGGCTGGAGGAGGCCCGCGACGCCGCCCGGGTCCTCGGCGCGACGCTGCACCCGCCCCTCGCCCACGACCTGGAGATCACCTACCGCGTGGACCTCCTGCGGCGGCTCGCCGCCGTCATGCGGGAGGTGAACCCCGCCATCGTCCTCGCGCAGTGCCCCCTGGACTACATGGAGGACCACATGATCACCGCGCGGCTCGCCGTCACGGCGGCCTTCTCGCGCGGCATGCCCAACTTCATCACCGACCCGCCGACGGTCCCCGTGGCCGGGGCCGCCGCCGTCTACCACGCCCTCCCCTACGGCCTCTGCGACGGCCTGCGCAACCGCGTCCGCCCCCACTGCTACGTGGACATCTCGCCGGTCCTCGACCGGAAGCGCGCCGCCCTCGCCTGCCACCGCAGCCAGCGCGAATGGCTCGACGCCAGCCAGGGCCTCGACAGCTATGTCACCGCCATGGCGGACATGGCCCGCGAGGTCGGTCGGTGGTCCGGCCAATTCCAACACGCCGAAGGCTGGATCCGCCACTCGCACCTTGGCTTCTGCGGCCCCGAAGACCACCCCCTCCGCGACCTCCTCGGCGGCGCGGTGATGGAGGCGGAGGGGTAGATCACTCAACACACCATTCATCCGAGGGGCAAGGAAGACAAGGTCGGCGGGACGCCGGCGCTACGTGACGCGCTGTTGACGCCCGCGCCGCGAGAGTTAGGGCAGTTTAGAATGAACCATGGCCGCCCTTGCATGTGCGGGTTTTTCTTCCCCGGAGGGGAAGAATGTGAATAGCCGGAGGCGACCGAAGGGAACCTCCGGACAGAAGTCCGGAGAACAGCAACCCCGAAGGGGTTGAATGTGTGTTGCCTGCGGCCCGGTCTGCGAACCCGTTCACATTCAACCCCTTCAGGGTTGGGATTCTCCGGACCGCTGACCGGAGGTTCCCTTCGGTCGCCTCCGGCTATTCACATTTGTCCCCTTCGGGGACATTGGCCCTGAAACGCCCCACGCATAGGCACTGAACCCACACCAACGCCTTTGGGGCGGCGCACCGCCCTGGTTTGTTGTCTGCCTACTGCGCGGGCGGGGGGGCGGTTTCGGGCGCCGCCGGGGCCGGCTCGGGGGCGGCGGGGGGCGTGGGGGGGGCGATCTCGTAGGTGGCGTTGATGCGGCGGACCATTTCGATCATGCCGGTGTGGACGGCGGGGGCGACGTCGGGGCCGCCGGAGTTCTCCTCGCCGTACTGGGATTTCTCGTAGACGTTGGGCTTTTCGGTGTCCCACTGGCTCTTGGGGATGATGTAGCCGATCTCGTCGTTGGCGAGGCCGAACAGCAGGGACTGGCGGGCGCGCTGGCGGGCCTCCATCTGCACGGGGGGAACCTCGACGGGGGCCACCTCGAAGTCGCGGCCGGGCTTGGCCTCGATGCCGCCGACCACAATTTCGGAGTAGATTTCGCCGGGGGCGGTGGCGACGAGGGCGTCGCCCACGCGCAGGGCGTTGACCTCGGTCTTGGAGTGGCCGCCCCAGTAGTACCCCTCGTGGATGAAGCCGAACATGATGAGCCATTTGAACATGCCGGTCATGGGGGCCTTGATGGTCTTTCCGGCCACGGCAAGGAAGGGGTTCTCGTTCTTCCAGGCGCTGGGGCCGCGCAGGGCCTCGAGGGCCTTTTCGGCGATGTTGTAGCCGAGGTTCTCGGCCTTCTCGAAGGTGCCGTCCTCGGCGATGCCGGAGCCGTCGCGCTTGGGCACGTCGGCGTGGAGCGGGTTGGCCAGGCCGCCGATGGGGCCCTGCACGAAGAGGCAGGTGCCGCCGAGCCCCTCGACGGGGCGCGGGCCGGGGATGCCCTCCTCCATGCCCAGGCGCAGCCAGTTGCAGAAGTCGGAGGTGAGGAAGCCGTTGCTTCCGCCCAGGGCCTCGGGGTGGTTCCCCCAGTTGACCAGGGTGGCGATGGTCTTGTCGGTGCCGCGCACAGCGAAGCGCCACAGGTACGCGTTGTCGTCGAGGACGACGGGGCGGCGGGAGTCGTGGTTGAAGGCCTCGCGGGGGAGGAGTTCCGCGGTGGCGCAGGTCATGTCGGAGGGGCGCAGGCCCGCGACGGCCTCCTCGATGGCCTCCTTGGCCTTCTTCTTGATGGACTCGACGTAGGCCCGGTCGTAGTTCAGCACGGGCACCGCCCCGCTGAAGATTTCCATGGTGTCCGGCACCTCGTGGCTGTGCGTGGACGAGAAGATGATGTGGTCAATCTTGGCGGCCGGGTTCACGGACTTGCGGATGTCTATGTACTCGTTGTGGTAGATGCCGATGGCGTCAATGGAGACGATGACCACGGTCACGCCGTTGTTGCGCAGGGCCAGGGCGCGCACCCACTGCGGGTCGTTGATCCCCTTCGCGGGGCGGTTGGAGTTGAACCCGGCCACCCACACGGGGTCGAAGCGGCCGTTCCCGTTGCGGTCCACATAGGAGTCGCCGGACTGGGCCGCCTTCGCCGGGTCGTAGAGCTTGAATTTCTTGTTGACGGCGGCAAAGAGCGCCTTCTGCCAGGGCGTGAGCGTGTCGGGCACGATGTCGTACTGGGTGTTGTTGTTGCCGTCCACCCAGCTGTCGTACCTCTCGAGGTCGATGGTGATGTCGCGCTTGGCGACGCCCGCCTGGATGGGCCCGGCGGGCTCGGAGGGCTGCCCGGCGGGCAGGGTGAAGTCCAGGGTGTAGCCGTGGTGCGGCCCCCGGCGCAGGGAGTAGTACCACAGTCCGATGAGGACCACGAGCAGGACCAGCGCGGTGATGATCTTGTGGCGGCGGATGAAGGCGTCTTCTGAGAACATGAACTCGCTCCATTGGGCCGCGGACGGCGTCCGTCCGGCGGAGGTGACGGGATCGCGGGGAGGCGGGGCGCTGCCCGCGCGGCGGCGGATGGAAACCCGCCAACACCGGCTTTCCCGGACTGCTGGGCGGATTATAGCACGCCCGGCCGCCGGGCGTCATGCGTCAGGAGGCGTTCCGCGAGGTGACGGTCTTGCCGGAGTAGTACTTGGCGAGCACCCGGTCTATGGCGCTGTTGGTGGCGACGACGGCCTCGATGTGCGCGCCCGTGGCGTGCTGCAGGTCCTCCAGGGCAATGAGATCCAGGGGGTTGGCCATGGCCACGGTGAGGGTGCCGCCCTCGAAGACAAGGGGAACGGAGCGGTGCTTCACCGCCACGGTCTGCGGCACCATCCGCATGGCGTCGGGGGTCATCTCGCGCTCCAGATTGTCCACGAAACGGGTGCGCAGCTGCGCGGCCAGGGTGGCGCCGACGGCCTCCTCGGTGGTGTAGCCCTGCTCGACCAGAATGGCGCCCAGACGCCGCCTGGGATCGGCGGCCTGAAGCCGTATGGCCTCCTCCAGCTGCGCCTGGGTGATGATGTCCGCCTCCACCAGGATCTCACCGAGCTGCTTGCGCGCGGCGCGGGTTCGCCGGCCCCGGCCGCCCTCGGTGCGGTTTCGGGGCCCCGACGGCAGGGGGGCGACGTCCAGATCGGCGGGCATCCGGCCGCCGTCCAGGTCCGGGGAGATCGGGGGCAGGTCCAGATCGTCGGAGAAAAAGGCCGTCCCGCCCGCAGGCGCCCCGCCGAGCGGGGCCGATATCTGCTCCTCCAGGGGGGTGGACCCGGCGTGGCGCTCGTACCGGGGCACCGTGGGGCGCTCGGGCTTGCCGGCCTCCGCGCGCGCCCTCAGCCGCAGCACCCGTGTGCGCTCCACCTCCAGCTCCGCCTCAAGCTTGGCGATGCGGGTCCGGGCGTCGGCGGCGTCGGTCACATGAAGGCTAAGCCCCTCCACCTGCCCGCAGAGCATCTTCTTCTCCAGTTCGAGTTTGGCAAGGTCCTCTTCCCGCGCCTCCAGGCGCGCCGCCAGCTCACTCTTCTCCGTCTCCAGCGCCGCCGTCCGTTCCTGCGCCGTCCGGAGCGCATCGTCCCCGGAGGCCGCCCCCGCCAGCGCCGTCTCCAGCTCCGCAATGCGCGCGTGCTGCGCCTCCGCCGCCGCCTGGGCGGTCCGCGCCTGATCCGCAGCCCGTTCCGCCGCCTGCTCCTCCGCCCGCGCGGCTTCGATCCGCGCCGCCTCGGCCGCGGCTGCGGCCTCTGCCAGCGAGGTCCGCAGCGTCTCCGTTGCCCGTGCGGCGTCTTCGGCCGCGCCGCGCAGGGCGGCCACCTCCTGCTCCAGCGGGGAAAGTTCGGCGAGACGCGCCTGCGCCGCCGCGAGGGTTTCGTACAGGGTGGCCGTCTCGGCGTTTGCGGAACGGCTTTCCGCCAGCTCCGCGCGAAGGGCTGCGGCGGCGGCGGCCTGTTCCGCGGTGGCGGCGCGCAGCGTCTCCATCTCGGCCGCGGCGGTCTCCAGTTCGGCGATCCGGGCGCGCAGCGCCTCCGCCTCCAGCACCAGCCCCTCCAGTTCCGCCAGCCGGCCGCGCAGGCCGTCCAACTCGTCCAGATCCGCGTTCTGCTGGATCAGTGTGGCGCGCAGGGTGTCCAATTCCGCCAGCCGTGTGTCCTTTTCGGCGATGGCCGCGCGCAGGGCGTCGCCTTCCGCCCGGACCCCCTCCAGTTCCGCGAGGGACCGCTCGGCCGCCGCCAGCCGTTCCAGGGCCGCGTCCTTCTCCGAAGAGGCGCCGCGCGCCTCCTCCAAGGCTGCGGCCAGCCGATCCCGCTCCTCCGTCAGCGCCGCTGCCGCCGCAGGGTCCGCGGCAGGCTCCGGTTTGCGCGCCGCGAGGCGTCCGGCCTGGGCGCGAAGGGTGCGCGCCTGTTCCTCCAAAGAGGAAAGGGCGGAGGCGGACCACTCGTCCAGCAGACGCTGTTCCTGGGAAAGCTCCTCAATCAGGGTGCGAATATCGGATTCCATAATTCCACCTTTCACCCCAGACAACACCCAAACGCAACCACCCGTGCTCCTTGCGCTTAGTACGCACCTTGTCAAGATTATAGTGCAGGCGGCCCGTTTCTGCAAGTGTTTTTTTGGGCGCGGAACGATTTCGCCCCCGGACTGCCGTCCGCTATACTGGCGCGGTCCGACAACGAAAGGAGCCCCGGAGATGCTGGAAGTGCTTGTTTATGTGCATGTGAAGCCGGGATGCGCGGAGGCGTTCCGAGCCGCATCGCTGGAAAACGCCCGCAAGAGCCGTCAGGAGCCCGGCGTCTACCGCTTTGACGTCCTGCAGGAAACGGAGGCGCCGGAGCGCTTTGTGCTCGTGGAGGGCTACCGGACCCCGGAGGCCGCCGCCGCCCACAAGGAGACAGCCCACTACGCGAAATGGCGCGACACCGTGGCGGACATGATGGCCGAACCCCGGCGCGGGGTGAAGCACCTCCCCTGCGGGGAGTAGGGCGGACACCGGAAGAGGAAAGAGGCTCTTGAAGAACATCATGAGACAGGGGGGGCTGGTCACCGCCGCCCTCCTGGCCTGTGCGGCCATCCTCACGCCCGGCGCGGCGGCATAACCCCAGGAGAGGGCGTGGGCGGAGCGGTTTGCCTGGGCGCCCCTGCCGTGGGGAGCGGCCGCGCCGGAGCCCGCGCCGCCGGCGCGGGCGACCGCCTCGTCACCAGACTCTGGGACGTCCCCCACCAGTTCTCCATCGAGATGCAGGACGAGGCCTTCGCCTGGCTGGAGAAGCAGCTCGCGGGCGAATAGGGTTGTTCTGTAGGCAAGTCCAGATGCTGGGGTCTGCGCCCGTCCGTTCTTAGGTCCCCCCTTGAGGGGGGTGGCCGCGTCTTCGCGGCCGGAGGATGTTCTTGACGCCCACCATCGTCCTGGAATCCGGAACATCCCCCGGTTCGCTCCCGCGAACCACCCCCCTCAAGGGGGGACCAAAACGGCGTGCGACCATCAGGCCCATAATCCATCACTGGGCAGGTGCGGAACGATGCATCTCTGCCGCGGACGCATGGCCGCGCCCCCCGCGTCAGTACAGCGTGACGTTCATCCCCGTGCCGGGGACGGCCGGGCCTTCGGGGCGTTTCCCGCTTTCGTTCCTGTAGACGTAGACGGTGGCGGGGGTGATGATGAGGATGTCCGGGACGCCGTCGCCGTCGCAGTCGCCGATGAGCAGGCTGAGTTCGTAGCCCTCTGTTGCGGGGTCGCCCGCGCCGGGCATCGCGAAGGTGGCGACGCGCTTCCCCGTGCCGTCGTACACGCCGCGGCTGTCGGCGGCGAGGATGTCGGCGAGGCCGTCGCCCGTCCAGTCGAGCAGGCGGTGGTGGCGCGAGTAGCGCGTGGTGATGCGGCCGAGGGGCGCGCCGTCGGCGTCAAGCACCCACATCGGGCTGGCACCGTCCGGCGTGTGGTCCACATCCACCAGAATCTGCGGCCCCGGCGCGTCCGCCACGATGCTCCCCGTCTGCACCGACTCGAAATGGAGGCCCGGCCGCTCCCAGACCACCGCGCCCGCGCCGTCCACCACGGCGATGTTGTTCGCGCCGCAGCAGGTGAACACGATGCGGACCTCCTCCGGCGTCTTTCCCGCGCGGAGCACGCGCGCGCAGTCCATGTGGCCGACGCCCGGGAGAATGGGCTCCTTCGTCTCGTAGACCCAGCGGACCGAGCCGTCGGGGTTCAGCAGGGCATAGCCCGCCAGAATCTCATCCCGGCCGTCGCTGTCCACGTCCAGGGGCCGGGGCTGGTGCGCCGTGCGGTAGCCCCCGGGCTTCGTCACGTCCCAGAGCAGGGTGCCGCTGCGGTCATGGGCCCAGATGCGCTCATAGCGGTCCTTGACCAGCACCTCCTCCGGCCGCCCGCGCCCGGCGAGGTCGCAGAAGACCAGGCAGTCCGTCGCGCCCTCCGCGATGGGGATGCGGCGCTTCTCCGCGCCCGTCGCGCCGTCCAGCTCCACGATGTCCCGCTGGTCGCAGACGACCACCTCGTTCTTTCCGTCGCCGTCCCAGTCATGAATCTGGCAGGCCACGTCATGGTGCCAGACCTTGCGGCCCGCGTCCGGTTTCCCCCAGCGCCAGAGGACCGACCCGTCCAGCCGGTGCGCCGCCACGGCGCTCGTGTAATGCGTGTCCTCCACGTTCACATTCTCCGCCGCCACAACCTCCACCGCGCCGTCGCCGTCCACATCCCCCGCCACCGCCCACTGCCCCGCATAGTCCGGGTCCAGCGCCACCACCTTCCACGGCGCGACCTCCGGCACCCCCTCCGGCGGCGCCCCCGTGTCCCGCACGTCAAAGCGCGGAAAGACGGGTTCGGCGGCGGGGACCCCGGCAAACACAGGGGCGGCGCAGCACAGCGCCACGGCAAGCGGGAGGGCGATTCTCATCATGATTGGTCTCCATGGTCGGCGCGGAAAGCGCGCCGCCTTTCCGGAAAACGCCATGGTACAGCATCGCCGCACAGAGATGGGAAAAGACCTGCGGGTGTTCCGGGACCAGCGTGGCCGTCCCCGGCGCCCCCGGAGAATGGGAATTGGAGGCCGCATGGGGCGCACGATCCTGGGGATGCGCTGTCCGGGGGGGCTTCGCCGTGCCGCCGCCCCAGCGGCCCTGTCTTCGGTTGTTCCGCGCTTTCGCGGTTGCGGGCGGTTGGGCTACAATGGCCCCGTTCTTTTGTCCTGTTCCCATCCACAAGGAATCACCGCATGAAACGTGTGCTGGTCACCGGCGCGGCCGGGTTTATCGGATCCCATCTGACGGACGCCCTGCTGGCGCGGGGGGACGAGGTGCTGGGGCTGGACGAGTTCAATGACTATTACGACCCGGCGGTGAAGCGGGGGAACCTCGCCGGGGCGCTGGCACAGCCCGGGTTTGCGCTGGTGGAGGCGGACATCTGCGACGAGGCGGCGCTGCGGGGGGCCTTTGAGCGGTTCCGTCCGGAGGTGGTGGTGCATCTGGCGGCGCGGGCGGGGGTGCGGCCGTCGCTTCAGGACCCGAACCTCTACCACCGGGTGAACGTGATCGGCGGCCAGCACGTCCTGGACGCGTGCCGCGACTTCGGGCCGTCGCACCTGGTGTTCGCGTCGAGCTCGTCGGTCTACGGCGGGAGCACGGCGGTGCCCTTCACGGAGGAGGACCCCGTGATGCGGCCCATCAGCCCCTACGCGGCGACGAAGCGGATGAACGAGCTGCAGGCCCACGTGTACAGCCACCTCTACGGGCTGAACGTGACGATGCTGCGCTTCTTCACGGTGTACGGCCCGCGCCAGCGGCCCGACATGGCGATCCACAAGTTCACGCGGAACCTCCTGCGCGGCGAGCCCATCCCCGTCTTCGGCGACGGGTCCACCCGGCGCGACTACACCTACATAGACGACATTGTGCAGGGGCTGCTGGGCTGCGTGGACACGCCGCTGCGCTATGAGATCCTCAACCTGGGCGAAAGCCGCACCACGACCCTCGCCGAGCTGGTGGAGATGGTCGCGCGGCACGCGGGCCGCCCCGCCGTCATTGACCGCCGCCCCGTGCAGCCGGGAGACGTGGAGATCACCTACGCGGACATCTCCCGCGCGCGGCGGCTTGTGGGCTACGCCCCGCGCTTCGAGATGGACGAGGGCGTCCGCCGCTTCGTGGCGTGGTACCGGAAGACGCACGGCGTGTGACCGGACGGCCGGATCGCATGCGGAACCCCGA
This is a stretch of genomic DNA from Candidatus Hydrogenedentota bacterium. It encodes these proteins:
- a CDS encoding LmbE family protein — its product is MTNPVVFAVAAHPDDVEFMMAGTLLRLRDAGCELHVMNVGSGNCGSQTMDGPTAAATRLEEARDAARVLGATLHPPLAHDLEITYRVDLLRRLAAVMREVNPAIVLAQCPLDYMEDHMITARLAVTAAFSRGMPNFITDPPTVPVAGAAAVYHALPYGLCDGLRNRVRPHCYVDISPVLDRKRAALACHRSQREWLDASQGLDSYVTAMADMAREVGRWSGQFQHAEGWIRHSHLGFCGPEDHPLRDLLGGAVMEAEG
- a CDS encoding antibiotic biosynthesis monooxygenase, with protein sequence MLEVLVYVHVKPGCAEAFRAASLENARKSRQEPGVYRFDVLQETEAPERFVLVEGYRTPEAAAAHKETAHYAKWRDTVADMMAEPRRGVKHLPCGE
- a CDS encoding NAD-dependent epimerase/dehydratase family protein — encoded protein: MKRVLVTGAAGFIGSHLTDALLARGDEVLGLDEFNDYYDPAVKRGNLAGALAQPGFALVEADICDEAALRGAFERFRPEVVVHLAARAGVRPSLQDPNLYHRVNVIGGQHVLDACRDFGPSHLVFASSSSVYGGSTAVPFTEEDPVMRPISPYAATKRMNELQAHVYSHLYGLNVTMLRFFTVYGPRQRPDMAIHKFTRNLLRGEPIPVFGDGSTRRDYTYIDDIVQGLLGCVDTPLRYEILNLGESRTTTLAELVEMVARHAGRPAVIDRRPVQPGDVEITYADISRARRLVGYAPRFEMDEGVRRFVAWYRKTHGV